In one Melaminivora jejuensis genomic region, the following are encoded:
- a CDS encoding AI-2E family transporter, whose protein sequence is MNPSSLQSRTLLFLLIAVTLAFGAILWPFAGAVFWGVVLAILFTPLHRRLLAHMPRRRNLAAFLTLCLCLLIVIIPTALIAASVVQEAGATYARLRSGQANFGEYVRQVLDALPPWALSLLERFHLTSMSEVQERLTELGTQASKVLATRALDMGQNTLQFIVALGVMLYLLFFLLRDGVALVARIRNAIPLDAGHKRQLAEKFTTVIRATVKGNLVVAAVQGALGGLIFWILGIQGPIMWGVLMAFLSLLPAVGASLIWGPVAIYFLATGAIWQAVVLTAFGVGVIGLVDNLLRPLLVGKDTKMPDYIVLISTLGGMALFGLTGFVIGPAIAALFMAVWDLFAPPRTVELQGSHHE, encoded by the coding sequence ATGAATCCCTCCTCCTTGCAAAGCCGCACGCTGCTGTTCCTGCTGATCGCCGTGACCCTGGCCTTCGGCGCCATCCTGTGGCCCTTTGCCGGAGCAGTTTTCTGGGGCGTGGTGCTGGCCATCCTGTTCACCCCGCTGCACCGGCGCCTGCTGGCGCACATGCCGCGCCGGCGCAATCTGGCGGCCTTTCTGACGCTGTGCCTGTGCCTGCTGATCGTCATCATCCCGACGGCGCTGATCGCCGCCTCGGTGGTGCAGGAGGCCGGCGCCACCTACGCGCGGCTGCGCTCGGGCCAGGCCAATTTCGGCGAGTACGTGCGCCAGGTGCTCGATGCACTGCCGCCCTGGGCGCTGTCGCTGCTGGAGCGCTTTCACCTCACCTCGATGAGCGAGGTGCAGGAGCGCCTGACCGAGCTGGGCACGCAGGCCAGCAAGGTACTGGCCACGCGTGCGCTGGACATGGGCCAGAACACCCTGCAGTTCATCGTCGCCCTGGGCGTCATGCTGTATCTGCTGTTCTTTCTGCTGCGCGACGGCGTGGCGCTGGTGGCGCGCATCCGCAACGCCATCCCGCTGGACGCCGGCCACAAGCGCCAGCTGGCGGAGAAATTCACCACCGTGATCCGCGCCACCGTCAAGGGCAACCTGGTGGTGGCTGCCGTGCAGGGCGCCCTGGGCGGGCTGATCTTCTGGATCCTGGGCATCCAGGGGCCAATCATGTGGGGTGTGCTGATGGCCTTTCTATCGCTGCTGCCCGCCGTGGGCGCCAGCCTGATCTGGGGGCCGGTGGCCATCTACTTCCTTGCCACCGGCGCCATCTGGCAGGCCGTGGTGCTGACGGCCTTCGGCGTCGGCGTGATCGGCCTGGTGGACAACCTGCTGCGCCCGCTGCTGGTGGGCAAGGACACCAAGATGCCCGACTACATCGTGCTGATTTCCACCCTGGGCGGCATGGCGCTGTTCGGCCTGACGGGCTTCGTCATCGGCCCGGCCATCGCTGCCCTGTTCATGGCGGTGTGGGATCTGTTCGCTCCGCCGCGCACCGTCGAGCTACAAGGGAGCCACCATGAATGA
- a CDS encoding universal stress protein encodes MNDQSTPEAVQPIRPDTVFACIDGLATTPAVVDGAAWAAQRLGAPLALLHTLQQPEPLPPVGDYSGVIGMGAQDLLLERLNALDEERTQLAHEAARRMLDAAHARLANPQGEQLQLLLRHGELTDVLLEHEPQARLFVLGSNRRPSSARKLRLDHHVESVVRSVRQPVMVMPGPQFTPPRALSSPTTAAPRRSRRCAPWAAARCCAACRACWRWPASLASRRSNACTRRRPSCAPPASRWPRASSPGRRRRRCRR; translated from the coding sequence ATGAATGACCAAAGCACGCCTGAAGCGGTCCAGCCGATCAGGCCCGACACCGTTTTTGCCTGCATCGACGGCCTGGCCACCACGCCCGCCGTGGTCGATGGCGCAGCCTGGGCGGCGCAGCGCCTGGGCGCCCCGCTGGCGCTGCTGCACACTCTGCAGCAGCCCGAGCCGCTGCCGCCCGTGGGCGACTACAGCGGCGTGATCGGCATGGGCGCGCAGGACTTGCTGCTGGAGCGCCTGAACGCCCTGGACGAGGAGCGCACCCAGCTGGCGCACGAGGCCGCGCGGCGCATGTTGGATGCCGCCCACGCCCGCCTGGCCAACCCGCAGGGCGAGCAGCTACAGCTGCTGCTGCGCCACGGCGAGCTGACCGACGTGCTGCTGGAGCACGAGCCGCAGGCGCGGCTGTTCGTGCTGGGCAGCAACCGCCGCCCCAGCAGCGCGCGCAAGCTGCGCCTGGATCACCACGTCGAGAGCGTGGTGCGCTCGGTGCGCCAGCCGGTGATGGTCATGCCGGGGCCGCAGTTCACACCCCCACGGGCTTTGTCCTCGCCTACGACGGCAGCGCCACGGCGCAGCAGGCGCTGCGCACCGTGGGCCGCAGCCCGCTGCTGCGCGGCCTGCCGGGCCTGCTGGCGCTGGCCGGCGAGCCTGGCGAGCAGGCGCAGCAATGCCTGCACGAGGCGCAGGCCCAGCTGCGCGCCGCCGGCTTCGAGGTGGCCACGCGCATCATCCCCGGGGCGCCGGAGGAGGCGCTGCCGGCGCTGA
- a CDS encoding universal stress protein: MATRIIPGAPEEALPALMDERPDDMLVLGAYGHSRIRQLIVGSTTTALLRLSNVPVVVLR; this comes from the coding sequence GTGGCCACGCGCATCATCCCCGGGGCGCCGGAGGAGGCGCTGCCGGCGCTGATGGACGAACGCCCCGACGACATGCTGGTGTTGGGCGCCTATGGCCACTCGCGCATCCGCCAGCTCATCGTGGGCAGCACGACCACGGCGCTGCTGCGCCTGAGCAACGTGCCGGTGGTGGTGCTGCGCTGA
- the otnI gene encoding 2-oxo-tetronate isomerase has translation MPRFAANLSMLYPEHAFLDRFAAAAGDGFAGVEYLFPYDWTAADIAQRLAEHGLEQVLFNAPPGDWAAGERGLACLPGREAEFQDGLGRALEYARVLQCPRIHVMAGIAPEGVAPQALLECYVQRLRWAAAQAAGQGVRLMIEPINGRDMPGYFLQGQRLAHALLADIGAPNVQVQLDLYHLQIMEGDVAMTLRRDLPTGRVGHLQIAGVPDRGEPDQGELNGPYLLGVIDELAQDCGWDGWVGCEYRPRDSAPGGTSRGLDWLRRI, from the coding sequence ATGCCCCGTTTCGCTGCCAACCTGTCCATGCTCTACCCGGAGCACGCCTTCCTCGACCGCTTTGCCGCCGCTGCCGGGGACGGTTTTGCCGGGGTCGAATACCTGTTCCCCTACGACTGGACGGCGGCGGACATCGCCCAGCGGCTGGCCGAGCACGGCCTGGAGCAGGTGCTGTTCAACGCGCCGCCGGGCGACTGGGCGGCTGGCGAGCGCGGCCTGGCCTGCCTGCCGGGGCGCGAGGCCGAATTCCAGGACGGCCTGGGCCGGGCGCTGGAATATGCCCGGGTGCTGCAATGTCCGCGCATCCACGTCATGGCCGGCATCGCCCCGGAGGGCGTGGCGCCGCAGGCCCTGCTGGAGTGCTACGTGCAGCGCCTGCGCTGGGCGGCGGCGCAGGCGGCAGGGCAGGGCGTGCGCCTGATGATCGAGCCCATCAATGGCCGTGACATGCCGGGCTACTTCCTGCAGGGACAAAGACTGGCCCACGCCCTGCTGGCCGACATCGGCGCGCCCAACGTGCAGGTGCAGCTCGATCTGTACCATCTGCAGATCATGGAGGGCGACGTGGCCATGACGCTGCGCCGCGACCTGCCCACGGGCCGCGTCGGCCACCTGCAGATCGCCGGTGTGCCCGACCGGGGCGAGCCTGACCAGGGCGAATTGAACGGCCCCTACCTGCTGGGCGTCATCGACGAGCTGGCGCAGGACTGCGGCTGGGATGGCTGGGTGGGCTGCGAGTACCGGCCACGCGACAGCGCGCCCGGGGGCACCTCGCGGGGCCTGGATTGGCTGCGCAGAATTTGA
- a CDS encoding ABC transporter ATP-binding protein yields the protein MTAIANDQPLLQVQDLRVAFGAKPVVHGVSLDIRTGEKLALVGESGSGKTVTALALLRLAGDAQVQGRALLQGRGDLLALPERELRGVRGGDIAMIFQEPMTALNPLMSVGDQVAEVLVLKQALSRSQSAQAAIELLAITGIPEPARRAQSFPHQLSGGQRQRAMIAMALASRPRLLLADEPTTALDVTLRGQILELLSDLQRQTGMAVLLITHDLQLVRRFADRVAVMEHGHLVEQGAVAQVFAAPQHAYTRRLIHSAPQRDVLDAPLPPGVPAARAQGLRVAYPVALPGVRGWFARGEFVAVRDAAFSLPQGRTLGVVGESGSGKSTLAQALLGLLPSRGELAVAGQAWQQPAQRNSAHNQVLRRRVQVVFQDPFSSLSPRLTVAQIVGEGLRVHEPQLAPQAQRARVAAMLAEVGLTEAQFPGLLDRYPHEFSGGQRQRLAIARALIVQPQLLVLDEPTSALDVTIQQQVLALLQRLQRERGLSYLLITHDVAVVAAIAHEVLVMKDGAVVESGPVAQVLRAPRQAYTRQLVAAAALPDAAS from the coding sequence ATGACTGCTATTGCAAACGACCAGCCCCTGCTGCAGGTGCAGGACTTGCGCGTGGCCTTTGGCGCCAAGCCGGTGGTGCATGGCGTGAGCCTGGACATCCGCACCGGCGAAAAACTTGCCCTGGTCGGCGAGTCCGGCTCAGGCAAGACGGTCACGGCGCTGGCGCTGCTGCGCCTGGCGGGCGACGCCCAGGTGCAGGGCCGGGCGCTGCTGCAGGGGCGTGGCGACCTGCTGGCCCTGCCCGAGCGCGAACTGCGCGGCGTGCGCGGCGGCGATATCGCCATGATCTTCCAGGAGCCCATGACGGCGCTCAACCCGCTCATGAGCGTGGGTGATCAAGTGGCCGAGGTTTTGGTGCTGAAACAGGCGCTGAGCCGCTCCCAGTCAGCGCAAGCAGCTATTGAATTGCTAGCGATAACGGGCATCCCCGAGCCAGCGCGGCGCGCGCAAAGCTTTCCGCATCAGCTCTCGGGCGGGCAGCGCCAGCGCGCCATGATCGCCATGGCGCTGGCCAGCCGCCCGCGCCTGCTGCTGGCCGACGAGCCGACCACGGCGCTGGATGTCACGCTGCGTGGGCAGATCCTTGAGCTGCTGTCCGATCTGCAGCGCCAGACCGGCATGGCGGTGCTGCTCATCACCCATGACCTGCAATTGGTGCGCCGCTTTGCCGACCGCGTGGCCGTCATGGAGCACGGCCATCTGGTCGAGCAGGGCGCGGTGGCGCAGGTCTTTGCCGCGCCGCAGCACGCCTATACGCGCCGGCTGATCCACAGTGCGCCGCAGCGCGATGTGCTCGATGCGCCCCTGCCGCCCGGGGTGCCGGCGGCCCGGGCGCAGGGCCTGCGCGTGGCCTATCCGGTGGCGCTGCCGGGCGTGCGCGGCTGGTTTGCGCGCGGCGAGTTCGTCGCTGTGCGCGACGCGGCCTTCTCCCTGCCGCAGGGCCGCACTCTGGGCGTGGTGGGCGAGTCGGGCTCGGGCAAGTCCACGCTGGCGCAGGCGCTGCTGGGCCTGCTGCCCAGCCGGGGCGAGCTGGCGGTGGCCGGCCAGGCCTGGCAGCAGCCCGCGCAGCGCAACAGCGCACACAACCAGGTGCTGCGCCGGCGGGTGCAGGTGGTGTTTCAGGATCCGTTTTCCTCGCTGTCGCCGCGCCTGACGGTGGCCCAGATCGTCGGCGAGGGCCTGCGCGTACACGAGCCGCAACTGGCGCCCCAGGCGCAACGCGCGCGCGTGGCCGCCATGCTGGCCGAGGTTGGCCTGACCGAAGCCCAGTTCCCCGGCCTGCTCGATCGCTACCCGCACGAGTTTTCCGGTGGCCAGCGCCAGCGCCTGGCCATTGCCCGCGCCCTCATCGTGCAGCCGCAGCTGCTGGTGCTCGACGAGCCGACCAGTGCGCTGGACGTGACCATCCAGCAGCAGGTGCTGGCGCTGCTGCAGCGCTTGCAGCGCGAGCGCGGCCTGTCCTATCTACTCATCACACACGACGTGGCCGTGGTGGCGGCCATAGCACACGAGGTGCTGGTCATGAAGGATGGCGCGGTGGTGGAGTCCGGCCCGGTGGCACAGGTGCTGCGCGCGCCGCGCCAGGCCTATACCCGGCAGCTCGTGGCGGCTGCGGCGCTGCCGGATGCTGCTTCGTGA
- a CDS encoding ABC transporter permease, whose amino-acid sequence MPAEFAPRPAASSASPRRRAWQRFKRNRLGLWSLVLFCTLVLLSLAAELLSNDRPLVVRYGGEFYFPLLRDYPETTFGGDFPTPADYLDPFVRQRITEGGNWALYPPNRYGAGTLNYFATEPNPAPPSRENWLGTDDRGRDMLAQLIYGFRVSVLFALALTAVGVVLGVAAGAVQGFFGGKVDLAFQRFIEIWGSMPELYLLIIFSAVFAPSLALLLVLLSLFGWMGLSDYVRAEFLRNRQLDYVKAARALGVTNGPLIWRHILPNSMVPVVTFLPFRMGAAILALTSLDFLGLGVPPGTPSLGELLSQGKNNIDAWWISLSTFAVLVGTLLLLTFMGDALRDALDPRKAAQ is encoded by the coding sequence ATGCCCGCTGAATTCGCCCCACGGCCTGCCGCCTCCAGTGCCTCCCCGCGCCGCCGCGCCTGGCAGCGCTTCAAGCGCAACCGCCTGGGCCTGTGGAGCCTGGTGCTGTTTTGCACCCTGGTGCTGCTCAGCCTTGCCGCCGAGCTGCTGAGCAACGACCGGCCCCTGGTCGTGCGCTATGGCGGCGAGTTCTACTTCCCGCTGCTGCGCGACTACCCCGAGACCACCTTCGGCGGCGACTTCCCCACGCCCGCCGACTACCTCGACCCCTTCGTGCGCCAGCGCATCACCGAAGGCGGCAACTGGGCGCTGTATCCGCCCAACCGCTATGGCGCCGGCACGCTGAACTACTTCGCCACCGAACCCAATCCCGCGCCGCCCTCGCGCGAGAACTGGCTGGGCACGGACGACCGGGGCCGCGACATGCTGGCGCAGCTGATCTACGGCTTTCGCGTCAGCGTGCTGTTTGCCCTGGCGCTGACGGCAGTGGGCGTGGTGCTGGGGGTGGCGGCGGGCGCGGTGCAGGGCTTTTTTGGCGGCAAGGTGGACTTGGCCTTCCAGCGCTTCATCGAAATCTGGGGCTCCATGCCCGAGCTGTACCTGCTCATCATCTTCAGCGCGGTGTTCGCGCCCAGCCTGGCGCTGCTGCTGGTGCTGCTGTCGCTGTTTGGCTGGATGGGCTTGTCGGACTACGTGCGCGCCGAGTTCTTGCGCAACCGCCAGCTCGACTACGTGAAGGCGGCGCGCGCGCTGGGAGTGACCAACGGCCCCCTCATCTGGCGCCACATCCTGCCCAACAGCATGGTGCCGGTGGTGACTTTTCTGCCATTTCGCATGGGCGCGGCCATCCTGGCGCTGACTTCGCTGGATTTTCTCGGCCTTGGGGTGCCGCCGGGCACGCCCAGCCTGGGGGAATTGCTCAGCCAGGGCAAGAACAACATCGATGCCTGGTGGATTTCGCTGTCCACCTTTGCCGTGCTGGTCGGCACGCTGCTGCTGCTCACCTTCATGGGCGACGCACTGCGCGACGCGCTCGACCCGCGTAAGGCCGCTCAATGA
- the hepT gene encoding type VII toxin-antitoxin system HepT family RNase toxin: MADDVLLNKAATIERCVARAREEYFRDPDSFATDFTRQDAAILNIQRACEAALDMGQHLVRRDRLGVPQSDRDVFALLARAEAITPGLAEELPRMVGFRNIAVHDYQKLQLPITVAIIKTHLDGFLRYSQTLLLRDAR; the protein is encoded by the coding sequence ATGGCTGACGACGTATTGCTCAACAAGGCTGCCACCATAGAGCGCTGTGTGGCGCGCGCCCGCGAAGAATACTTTCGTGACCCGGACAGTTTTGCTACCGACTTCACGCGCCAGGATGCTGCCATCCTGAACATCCAGCGTGCCTGCGAAGCTGCGCTGGACATGGGTCAGCACCTGGTGCGCCGTGACCGCCTGGGCGTGCCGCAGAGCGACCGCGATGTGTTTGCCCTGCTGGCACGGGCAGAGGCGATCACGCCAGGGCTGGCCGAGGAGTTGCCGCGCATGGTCGGCTTTCGCAACATCGCCGTGCATGATTATCAAAAGCTGCAACTGCCCATCACGGTGGCCATCATCAAAACCCATCTGGATGGCTTTCTGCGCTACAGCCAGACCCTTTTGCTGCGCGATGCCCGCTGA
- the mntA gene encoding type VII toxin-antitoxin system MntA family adenylyltransferase antitoxin: MDKSLTARLIALVQQRLPGLLGVYGFGSRVQGGARPDSDLDMAVLVEGYADPLILWDLAGELADVAGVAVDLLDLRAASTVMQYQIVTRGQRWWARDSQAALYEAAILSQKTDLDAARSGLLEGILRSGQVYG, translated from the coding sequence ATGGACAAGAGCCTGACAGCGCGGCTGATCGCTTTGGTGCAGCAAAGGCTGCCGGGGCTGTTGGGGGTGTACGGCTTCGGCAGCCGTGTGCAGGGGGGCGCTCGACCCGACAGCGACCTGGACATGGCTGTTCTGGTCGAGGGCTACGCCGATCCCCTGATCCTGTGGGATCTGGCCGGTGAACTGGCTGACGTCGCCGGGGTTGCCGTGGATTTGCTGGATTTGCGCGCCGCTTCCACCGTCATGCAATACCAGATCGTGACCCGGGGCCAGCGCTGGTGGGCGCGCGACAGTCAGGCTGCTCTGTATGAGGCGGCCATCCTGAGTCAAAAGACTGATCTCGATGCGGCACGCTCCGGGCTACTCGAAGGCATCCTGCGAAGCGGACAGGTCTATGGCTGA
- a CDS encoding microcin C ABC transporter permease YejB, with the protein MPAYILKRLLLMLPTLLGVLLLTFVVIQFVPGGPVEQYLAEAKAGMGAGGAGGGAGEGGGMAYRGAQGVDPQRLAQIKQLYGFDKPAHERFIQMLGQFARFDLGRSFFQNKDVWQLIKEKLPVSISLGLWTFLISYLVAVPLGVAKAVRAGSRFDFITTLIILVGYAIPGFVLGVALLVIFGGQLQWFPLRGLTSANWEELSWGARIVDYLWHIALPVTAMVAGSFAVTAMLTKNAFLEEIRKQYVLTARAKGLTERQVLYRHVFRNALIPIVTGFPSAFIGAFFAGSLLIETLFSLDGLGLLSYESVIRRDYPVVLGTLFLFTLIGLVTKLISDLCYVWVDPRVKFD; encoded by the coding sequence ATGCCTGCCTATATCCTCAAGCGCCTGCTGCTCATGCTGCCCACGCTGCTGGGCGTGCTGCTGCTGACTTTCGTCGTCATCCAGTTCGTGCCCGGCGGGCCGGTGGAGCAGTATCTGGCCGAGGCCAAGGCCGGCATGGGGGCGGGCGGAGCAGGGGGCGGCGCCGGCGAGGGCGGCGGCATGGCCTACCGGGGCGCGCAGGGCGTCGATCCGCAGCGCCTGGCGCAGATCAAGCAGCTCTACGGCTTCGACAAGCCGGCGCACGAGCGCTTCATCCAGATGCTGGGCCAGTTCGCGCGCTTCGACCTGGGGCGCAGCTTCTTCCAGAACAAGGACGTGTGGCAGCTCATCAAGGAGAAGTTGCCCGTGTCCATCAGCCTGGGCCTGTGGACATTTTTGATCAGCTACCTGGTTGCCGTGCCGCTGGGCGTGGCCAAGGCGGTGCGCGCCGGCTCGCGCTTCGACTTCATCACCACGCTCATCATCCTGGTGGGCTATGCCATCCCGGGCTTTGTGCTGGGCGTGGCGCTGCTGGTGATTTTTGGCGGGCAGCTCCAATGGTTTCCGCTGCGCGGCCTGACCTCGGCCAACTGGGAGGAGCTGTCGTGGGGCGCGCGCATCGTGGACTACCTGTGGCACATCGCGCTGCCGGTGACGGCCATGGTCGCGGGCAGCTTTGCCGTCACCGCCATGCTGACCAAGAACGCTTTCCTGGAGGAAATCCGCAAGCAGTACGTGCTGACGGCGCGCGCCAAAGGGCTCACCGAGCGCCAGGTGCTGTATCGCCATGTCTTTCGCAACGCCCTGATCCCCATCGTGACCGGCTTTCCGTCGGCCTTCATCGGCGCATTCTTCGCCGGCTCGCTCCTGATCGAGACGCTGTTCTCGCTCGACGGCCTGGGCCTGCTGAGCTACGAGAGCGTGATCCGGCGCGACTATCCGGTCGTGCTGGGCACTTTGTTCCTGTTCACGCTGATCGGGCTGGTGACCAAGCTGATCTCCGACCTGTGTTACGTGTGGGTCGATCCGCGGGTCAAGTTTGATTGA
- a CDS encoding HigA family addiction module antitoxin, whose amino-acid sequence MTSMFAPPHPGLTLRDDVLPALGLTVTQAAQQLDVSRVALSRVLNGRAAISPEMALRLQAWLGLERGGDARLWLAEQSAYDMWQAAQRFKDSLLQVQPAPMI is encoded by the coding sequence ATGACCTCCATGTTCGCCCCGCCCCACCCCGGCCTGACCCTGCGCGATGACGTGCTGCCTGCCCTGGGCCTGACGGTGACGCAGGCGGCCCAGCAACTGGACGTGTCGCGTGTGGCCCTGTCGCGCGTGCTCAATGGCCGTGCTGCCATTTCCCCCGAGATGGCACTGCGCCTGCAGGCCTGGCTGGGCCTGGAGCGTGGCGGTGATGCGCGTCTGTGGCTGGCCGAGCAAAGCGCCTACGACATGTGGCAGGCTGCCCAGCGCTTCAAGGACAGTCTCCTGCAGGTGCAACCCGCCCCGATGATCTGA
- a CDS encoding type II toxin-antitoxin system RelE/ParE family toxin, which translates to MIKSFRHKGLQAFFEHGSKAGIQASHAPRLARQLARLDQAAQPQDMNLPGWRLHSLQGDLAGHWSVTVNGNWRMTFLFDGVDAILVDYQDYH; encoded by the coding sequence GTGATCAAGTCTTTCCGTCACAAGGGCCTGCAGGCGTTCTTCGAACACGGCAGCAAGGCTGGCATTCAGGCGTCGCACGCCCCCAGGTTGGCACGTCAACTGGCACGCCTGGATCAAGCAGCGCAGCCCCAGGACATGAATCTGCCGGGCTGGAGGCTGCACAGCCTGCAGGGCGATCTTGCCGGACACTGGTCGGTGACCGTCAATGGCAATTGGCGCATGACTTTCCTTTTCGACGGAGTGGACGCCATATTGGTGGATTACCAGGATTACCACTGA
- a CDS encoding methyltransferase family protein — protein MKLLEHRIPPPLIGLLCALLAWALDGAWPAARLDFALRLPLAVLCLLAGAALDGWSLWNFRRQRTTVNPLAPARAGSLVIAGPYRFTRNPMYLGMALILLAWCLWLGNAAALLALAAFVGYITRFQIVPEEHALAGRFGAAYEDYRRRVRRWV, from the coding sequence ATGAAACTGCTGGAGCACCGCATCCCCCCGCCGCTGATCGGCCTGCTGTGCGCGCTGCTGGCCTGGGCGCTCGATGGCGCCTGGCCGGCGGCGCGGCTGGACTTTGCCCTGCGCTTGCCGCTGGCTGTGCTGTGCCTGCTGGCGGGCGCGGCGCTTGATGGCTGGAGCCTGTGGAACTTCCGTCGCCAGCGCACTACGGTCAACCCGCTGGCACCGGCGCGCGCCGGCAGTCTGGTGATCGCCGGGCCGTACCGCTTCACGCGCAACCCCATGTACCTGGGCATGGCGCTGATCCTGCTGGCCTGGTGCCTGTGGCTGGGCAACGCCGCAGCGTTGCTGGCGCTGGCGGCGTTCGTCGGCTACATCACGCGCTTTCAGATCGTGCCCGAGGAGCACGCGCTGGCCGGGCGCTTCGGGGCGGCCTATGAGGACTACCGGCGGCGGGTGCGGCGCTGGGTGTGA
- the fabI gene encoding enoyl-ACP reductase FabI translates to MGFLAGKKLLVTGVLSNRSIAYGIARACHEQGAELAFSYVGERFKGRITEFAAEFGSELVFDCDVAEDAQIERMMAGLHEAWGTFDGFVHSIGFAPREAIAGNFLDGLSREAFRVAHDISAYSFPAMAKAALPHLNDKSALLTLSYLGALRSIPNYNTMGLAKASLEASVRYLAEAVGRTEDGRAIRVNGISAGPIKTLAASGIKDFGKLLGRVADAAPLRRNVTIEDVGNVAAFLLSNLASGVTAEITYVDGGFSQTAGLSADQV, encoded by the coding sequence ATGGGTTTCCTCGCCGGCAAGAAGCTGCTCGTCACGGGCGTTTTGTCCAACCGCTCCATCGCCTACGGCATCGCCCGCGCCTGCCACGAGCAGGGGGCGGAGCTGGCCTTCAGCTATGTCGGCGAACGTTTCAAAGGGCGCATCACCGAGTTTGCCGCCGAGTTCGGCTCTGAGCTGGTCTTTGACTGCGACGTGGCCGAGGACGCGCAGATCGAGCGCATGATGGCCGGCCTGCACGAGGCCTGGGGGACGTTCGACGGCTTCGTGCATAGCATCGGCTTTGCGCCGCGCGAGGCCATTGCCGGCAACTTCCTCGATGGCCTGAGCCGCGAGGCTTTCCGCGTCGCGCACGACATCAGCGCCTACAGCTTCCCGGCCATGGCCAAGGCGGCCCTGCCGCACCTGAACGACAAGTCCGCGCTGCTGACGCTGTCGTACCTGGGCGCGCTGCGCTCGATACCCAACTACAACACCATGGGCCTGGCCAAGGCCAGCCTGGAGGCGTCCGTGCGCTATCTCGCCGAAGCCGTGGGCCGCACCGAGGACGGGCGCGCCATCCGCGTCAACGGCATTTCCGCCGGCCCCATCAAGACGCTGGCCGCCAGCGGCATCAAGGACTTCGGCAAGCTGCTGGGCCGCGTGGCCGACGCCGCCCCGCTGCGCCGCAACGTGACCATCGAGGACGTGGGCAACGTCGCCGCCTTCTTGCTGTCCAACCTCGCCAGCGGCGTGACGGCGGAGATCACCTATGTCGATGGCGGCTTCAGCCAGACGGCCGGGCTGTCGGCGGATCAGGTCTGA
- a CDS encoding DNA ligase, protein MQRPRPARPTPALAQSYQRGIDLPAYWVSEKYDGVRALWDGQQLHTRQGLPIRAPGWFTAGWPATPMDGELWAGRGQFAAAQAAVAQTQPVDAQWRALRYMVFDLPAHGGDFDARLPALQAHVARLGQPWVQAVAQWRVAGHDELMAQLRQHEKAGAEGLMLRRGDALHRSGRSADLLKVKSFDDAEAVVVAHLPGQGKYVGLTGALLVALPDGRRLRLGSGLSDEQRRTPPPLGSTVTYRYNGTHAGGLPRFARLWRVRADAPRAPDTVPDVPGMSDARQTPAAAPGN, encoded by the coding sequence TTGCAGCGCCCTCGCCCAGCCCGCCCCACCCCCGCCCTGGCGCAGTCCTACCAGCGCGGCATCGACCTGCCGGCCTACTGGGTCAGCGAGAAATACGACGGCGTGCGCGCCCTGTGGGACGGCCAGCAGCTGCACACGCGCCAGGGCCTGCCCATCCGTGCGCCCGGCTGGTTCACGGCAGGCTGGCCGGCCACGCCCATGGATGGCGAACTGTGGGCCGGGCGCGGGCAGTTTGCCGCCGCGCAGGCCGCCGTGGCCCAGACGCAGCCGGTCGATGCCCAGTGGCGCGCCCTGCGCTACATGGTCTTCGACCTGCCGGCGCATGGCGGCGACTTCGACGCCCGTCTGCCTGCCCTGCAGGCCCACGTCGCCCGCCTGGGCCAGCCCTGGGTACAGGCCGTGGCGCAGTGGCGCGTGGCCGGCCATGACGAGCTGATGGCGCAGTTGCGCCAGCACGAAAAAGCCGGCGCCGAAGGCCTGATGCTGCGCCGCGGCGACGCGCTGCACCGCAGTGGCCGCAGCGCCGACTTGCTGAAAGTCAAATCCTTCGACGACGCCGAGGCCGTGGTCGTCGCCCACCTGCCCGGCCAGGGCAAATACGTTGGCCTGACCGGCGCGCTGCTGGTGGCCCTGCCCGATGGCCGCCGCCTGCGCCTGGGCAGCGGCCTGAGCGACGAGCAGCGCCGCACGCCGCCACCGCTGGGCAGCACCGTCACCTACCGCTACAACGGCACGCACGCCGGCGGCCTGCCGCGCTTTGCCCGCTTGTGGCGGGTGCGCGCCGATGCGCCGCGCGCGCCAGATACCGTGCCGGACGTGCCAGGCATGTCCGATGCCCGGCAGACACCCGCAGCAGCCCCCGGAAATTGA